A genomic segment from Bosea sp. OAE506 encodes:
- a CDS encoding XRE family transcriptional regulator — protein MGIETKERGGREFDSGAHVISGQLGKTIQRLRKAYNFSLSELAEQSGVAKSIISQIERNETNPTLATIWRLSQALDISIERVLSSGEEEPFIDKTARADTPILVSEDGKLKLAIVGWIKTVEWLQWYDVQSEPGGELDSEGHQRGSIESLSVTSGEFEVEVGDIVQRAKAGETLRYRCDRRHIVRCVGNEPGTAMMVCILKAAVME, from the coding sequence ATGGGTATCGAGACGAAAGAGCGTGGCGGACGCGAGTTCGATTCCGGAGCTCACGTCATCTCGGGGCAGCTCGGCAAGACGATCCAGCGCCTGCGCAAGGCCTACAACTTCTCGCTGTCGGAGCTCGCCGAACAGTCCGGCGTCGCCAAGTCGATCATCAGCCAGATCGAGCGCAACGAGACCAACCCGACGCTGGCGACGATCTGGCGGCTGTCGCAGGCGCTCGACATCTCGATCGAGCGCGTGCTCTCCAGCGGCGAGGAAGAGCCCTTCATCGACAAGACCGCCCGCGCCGACACGCCGATCCTGGTCTCCGAGGACGGCAAGCTGAAGCTCGCCATCGTCGGCTGGATCAAGACCGTCGAATGGCTGCAATGGTACGACGTGCAGTCCGAGCCCGGCGGCGAACTCGACTCCGAAGGCCATCAGCGCGGCTCGATCGAGTCGCTCTCCGTCACCTCAGGCGAGTTCGAGGTCGAGGTCGGCGACATCGTCCAGCGCGCCAAGGCCGGCGAGACGCTGCGCTATCGCTGCGACCGCCGCCACATCGTCCGCTGCGTCGGCAACGAGCCGGGCACCGCGATGATGGTCTGCATCCTCAAGGCCGCGGTGATGGAGTAG
- a CDS encoding SDR family oxidoreductase — translation MDLGISGRTAIVCASSKGLGRGCAQALAEAGCTVVINGRDGTTLEETASQIRASTGATVVPVVADVSTRAGQDALLAAAPEPDILVNNNGGPPPKPFRDVSREALLEGVVQNMATPLELVQRVVDGMIARRFGRIVNITSASVLTPLTGLDVSSAARAGLTAFLSGVAREVAHANVTINNILPGMFDTDRLKSGLTKMAAMKGLSVEEMAKARRADVPAGRFGEADEFGRLCAFLASAHAGYITGQNILIDGGAFRGSF, via the coding sequence ATGGATCTGGGAATTTCCGGCCGCACGGCCATTGTCTGCGCCTCCAGCAAGGGGCTCGGCCGCGGCTGCGCACAGGCGCTCGCGGAAGCCGGCTGCACCGTCGTCATCAACGGACGCGACGGCACGACACTCGAGGAAACAGCCAGCCAGATCCGTGCCAGCACCGGCGCAACCGTGGTTCCCGTCGTCGCCGACGTCTCCACCCGCGCCGGGCAGGACGCCCTGCTCGCCGCCGCCCCCGAACCCGACATCCTGGTCAACAACAATGGCGGCCCTCCGCCGAAACCGTTTCGCGATGTGTCGCGGGAGGCGCTTCTGGAGGGCGTCGTCCAGAACATGGCGACCCCGCTGGAACTGGTGCAGCGGGTGGTGGACGGCATGATCGCCCGGCGCTTCGGGCGGATCGTCAACATCACCTCGGCGAGCGTGCTGACCCCGCTGACGGGGCTCGACGTCTCCTCGGCCGCCCGCGCCGGGCTGACCGCCTTCCTGTCGGGCGTGGCTCGCGAGGTCGCTCATGCCAATGTCACCATCAACAACATCCTGCCCGGCATGTTCGACACCGACCGGCTGAAAAGCGGGCTGACCAAGATGGCGGCGATGAAGGGCCTCAGCGTCGAGGAGATGGCGAAAGCGCGTCGCGCCGACGTGCCGGCCGGGCGCTTCGGGGAGGCCGACGAGTTCGGTCGGCTCTGCGCCTTCCTCGCCAGCGCCCATGCCGGCTACATCACCGGCCAGAACATCCTGATCGACGGCGGGGCGTTCCGGGGGAGCTTTTGA
- a CDS encoding DMT family transporter, whose amino-acid sequence MSPLLGISLKLLSALAFTLMSAGIKHMSTRYPTGELVFFRSFFALIPLLIWLAWRSELPGALKTRNLRGHLKRGVIGSTGMFCGFAALQFLPLSDAVALGYAAPLGVVVLAALVLKERVRIYRWSAVTIGFVGVLIMLSPHLSAGTLSQGLKGGPALGAALGLAGAFCSAFASIEVRLLTKTEPTGAIVFYFMLLTSALGLITLAFGWRMPDLTEAAMLVAIGILGGFGQILLVQAYRFGDASLIAPFEYSTMIWAVLIGWFVFGEWPVSTILIGAAIVIASGICVILREQRLGLLKREQREISSTRPT is encoded by the coding sequence TTGTCCCCGCTCCTCGGCATCAGCCTGAAACTGCTTTCGGCCCTGGCCTTCACGCTGATGTCGGCCGGCATCAAGCATATGTCGACGCGCTATCCGACCGGCGAGCTCGTCTTCTTCCGCTCCTTCTTCGCCCTGATTCCGCTGCTGATCTGGCTGGCCTGGCGCTCCGAGCTTCCGGGCGCGCTCAAGACCCGCAATCTGCGCGGCCATCTCAAGCGCGGCGTCATCGGCTCGACCGGCATGTTCTGCGGCTTCGCCGCGCTGCAGTTCCTGCCGCTCTCGGATGCGGTCGCGCTCGGCTATGCCGCGCCGCTCGGCGTCGTTGTCCTGGCCGCGCTGGTGCTGAAGGAGCGCGTGCGGATCTATCGCTGGAGCGCAGTGACCATCGGCTTCGTTGGCGTTCTCATCATGCTCTCGCCGCATCTCTCGGCAGGAACGCTGTCGCAGGGGCTGAAGGGAGGCCCGGCGCTCGGCGCGGCACTCGGCCTCGCCGGCGCCTTCTGCTCCGCCTTTGCCTCGATCGAGGTTAGGCTCCTGACCAAGACCGAACCCACCGGCGCCATCGTCTTCTACTTCATGCTGCTGACCAGCGCGCTCGGTCTGATCACGCTCGCCTTCGGCTGGCGCATGCCGGACCTGACCGAGGCCGCCATGCTGGTGGCGATCGGCATTCTCGGCGGCTTCGGACAGATCCTGCTCGTTCAGGCCTACCGCTTCGGCGACGCCTCGCTGATCGCGCCCTTCGAGTACTCGACGATGATCTGGGCCGTGCTGATCGGTTGGTTCGTCTTCGGCGAGTGGCCGGTTTCGACCATCCTGATCGGCGCGGCCATCGTGATCGCCTCGGGAATCTGCGTCATCCTGCGCGAGCAGCGCCTCGGCCTGCTCAAGCGCGAGCAGCGCGAAATCAGCTCGACCCGCCCGACCTGA
- a CDS encoding cytochrome c, giving the protein MLRLRRLLVTLLLLAAVGLGGFYLLTDPRVVSPSPEIGTLGAPDLENGRILFVAGGCASCHATPNQDDKLRLGGGLALESPFGTFHAPNISPHTRDGIGNWGVQDFVDAMAAGVSPKGQHYYPAFPYTSYRLMPPKALADLFAYIRTLNPVEGRAPAHELPFPFNIRRVVGGWKLLFFERAAFRPDPTKSGEWNRGAYLVNGPGHCAECHSNRNALGAIVAATRFAGGPDPEGKGFVPNITQTPEALGKWSKGEIAELLKTGFTPNFDSVGGTMAAVVRNMAQLPEADRQAMAEYLKSLPAVQGPPRPAKTGG; this is encoded by the coding sequence ATGCTGCGCCTTCGCCGTCTGCTGGTCACGCTCTTGCTGCTGGCGGCGGTGGGATTGGGCGGCTTCTATCTGCTCACCGATCCGCGTGTGGTCTCGCCATCGCCCGAGATCGGCACGCTGGGCGCGCCCGACCTCGAGAACGGGCGCATCCTGTTCGTGGCCGGCGGCTGCGCCTCCTGCCACGCCACGCCGAACCAGGACGACAAGCTGAGGCTCGGTGGCGGGCTGGCGCTGGAATCGCCCTTCGGGACCTTCCACGCGCCCAACATCTCCCCCCATACGCGGGACGGCATCGGCAATTGGGGCGTGCAGGATTTCGTCGACGCAATGGCGGCCGGCGTCTCGCCGAAGGGCCAGCACTACTACCCTGCCTTCCCCTACACCTCCTACCGGCTGATGCCGCCGAAGGCGCTGGCGGATCTGTTCGCCTATATCCGCACGTTGAATCCCGTCGAGGGCCGGGCGCCGGCGCATGAGCTGCCGTTCCCCTTCAACATCCGGCGCGTCGTCGGTGGCTGGAAGCTGCTCTTCTTCGAGCGCGCGGCCTTCCGGCCCGATCCGACGAAGAGCGGGGAGTGGAATCGCGGCGCTTATCTGGTGAACGGGCCGGGCCATTGCGCCGAATGCCACTCCAACCGCAACGCGCTGGGCGCCATCGTGGCCGCGACGCGCTTCGCCGGCGGGCCGGACCCGGAAGGGAAGGGCTTCGTTCCCAACATCACCCAGACGCCCGAGGCGCTCGGCAAATGGTCGAAGGGTGAGATCGCCGAACTGCTGAAGACCGGCTTCACGCCGAATTTCGACAGCGTCGGCGGCACGATGGCAGCGGTGGTGCGCAACATGGCGCAACTGCCCGAGGCCGATCGCCAGGCGATGGCGGAGTATCTGAAGTCCCTGCCGGCGGTGCAGGGCCCGCCACGACCGGCGAAGACGGGCGGGTGA
- a CDS encoding cytochrome c, translating into MIRTIAVAAVLGLGVTAVLAQSDPITERRNAMKAVGAATRDGAAIAKGEAPFEAAKAQAIAKVYIDSAKKMPGLYPDSSKTGGETTAAPKIWEDQAGFKAAFVKFETDAAAIGTAADVAAFRTAFGNATKNCGSCHEVYRIKK; encoded by the coding sequence ATGATCCGTACCATCGCCGTCGCCGCCGTTCTGGGATTGGGCGTCACCGCCGTCCTCGCCCAGTCCGACCCGATCACCGAACGTCGCAACGCGATGAAGGCCGTCGGTGCGGCCACTCGCGACGGCGCGGCGATCGCCAAGGGCGAGGCTCCCTTCGAGGCGGCGAAGGCGCAGGCCATCGCCAAGGTCTATATCGACTCGGCGAAGAAGATGCCGGGCCTCTATCCGGACAGCTCGAAGACCGGCGGCGAGACCACCGCCGCTCCGAAGATCTGGGAGGACCAGGCCGGCTTCAAGGCCGCCTTCGTCAAGTTCGAGACCGACGCTGCGGCCATCGGCACGGCGGCCGACGTGGCCGCCTTCCGCACCGCCTTCGGCAACGCGACCAAGAATTGCGGCAGCTGCCACGAGGTCTATCGCATCAAGAAGTGA